The following proteins come from a genomic window of Phycodurus eques isolate BA_2022a chromosome 9, UOR_Pequ_1.1, whole genome shotgun sequence:
- the tspan17 gene encoding tetraspanin-17 isoform X1 — protein MNRKHHQFKGAEVSCCVKYFLFGFNIIFWLLGASFLAIGLWAWAEKGVLSNLSSITDLGGFDPVWLFIVVGGIMFVLGFAGCIGALRENTLLLKFFSVFLGLIFFLELTAGILAFVFKDWIKDQLNFFINNNIKAYRDDIDLQNLIDFAQGYWSCCGAHGPDDWNLNMYFNCTDQNHSRERCGVPLSCCVKDPVGVINTQCGYDRREEKLDQQKYIFTKGCVGQFEKWLQDNLIIVAGTFVGIALLQIFGICLAQNLVSDIKAVKANW, from the exons ATGAATAGAAAACACCACCAATTTAAAGGAGCAGAAGTCAGCTGCTGCGTGAAATACTTCCTCTTCGGATTCAACATTATATTCTGG TTACTGGGAGCATCATTCCTTGCCATTGGCCTGTGGGCATGGGCGGAGAAG GGCGTGCTGTCTAATCTTTCATCCATCACAGATCTTGGCGGTTTCGACCCTGTTTGGCTCTTCATTGTTGTCGGCGGGATCATGTTCGTCCTGGGCTTTGCTGGCTGCATTGGAGCACTACGAGAGAACACACTCCTGCTTAAATTT TTCTCCGTGTTCCTTGGTTTGATCTTCTTCTTGGAGCTCACCGCAGGAATCCTCGCCTTCGTCTTTAAGGATTGGATCAAAGACCAGCTCAACTTCTTCATTAATAACAATATCAAGGCTTACCGGGATGACATTGACTTGCAGAACCTCATTGACTTCGCTCAGGGATAT TGGTCATGCTGTGGCGCTCACGGGCCCGATGACTGGAACTTGAACATGTACTTCAACTGCACTGACCAGAACCACAGTAGGGAACGCTGTGGTGTCCCCTTGTCTTGCTGTGTCAAAGACCCTGTG GGCGTCATCAACACACAGTGTGGATATGATCGACGTGAAGAG AAGCTGGAtcaacaaaaatacatctttacCAAAGGCTGTGTGGGGCAGTTTGAAAAGTGGCTGCAGGACAACCTTATTATTGTTGCTGGCACCTTTGTCGGGATTGCACTTTTACAG ATTTTTGGAATCTGCCTTGCTCAAAACCTGGTCAGTGACATCAAAGCTGTCAAAGCCAACTGGTGA
- the tspan17 gene encoding tetraspanin-17 isoform X2, whose amino-acid sequence MNRKHHQFKGAEVSCCVKYFLFGFNIIFWLLGASFLAIGLWAWAEKGVLSNLSSITDLGGFDPVWLFIVVGGIMFVLGFAGCIGALRENTLLLKFFSVFLGLIFFLELTAGILAFVFKDWIKDQLNFFINNNIKAYRDDIDLQNLIDFAQGYWSCCGAHGPDDWNLNMYFNCTDQNHSRERCGVPLSCCVKDPVGVINTQCGYDRREEHLRNDSNLHSVVTEGHPSHPRTQA is encoded by the exons ATGAATAGAAAACACCACCAATTTAAAGGAGCAGAAGTCAGCTGCTGCGTGAAATACTTCCTCTTCGGATTCAACATTATATTCTGG TTACTGGGAGCATCATTCCTTGCCATTGGCCTGTGGGCATGGGCGGAGAAG GGCGTGCTGTCTAATCTTTCATCCATCACAGATCTTGGCGGTTTCGACCCTGTTTGGCTCTTCATTGTTGTCGGCGGGATCATGTTCGTCCTGGGCTTTGCTGGCTGCATTGGAGCACTACGAGAGAACACACTCCTGCTTAAATTT TTCTCCGTGTTCCTTGGTTTGATCTTCTTCTTGGAGCTCACCGCAGGAATCCTCGCCTTCGTCTTTAAGGATTGGATCAAAGACCAGCTCAACTTCTTCATTAATAACAATATCAAGGCTTACCGGGATGACATTGACTTGCAGAACCTCATTGACTTCGCTCAGGGATAT TGGTCATGCTGTGGCGCTCACGGGCCCGATGACTGGAACTTGAACATGTACTTCAACTGCACTGACCAGAACCACAGTAGGGAACGCTGTGGTGTCCCCTTGTCTTGCTGTGTCAAAGACCCTGTG GGCGTCATCAACACACAGTGTGGATATGATCGACGTGAAGAG CACCTCCGTAATGACAGCAACCTTCACAGTGTTGTGACTGAGGGACACCCCTCACACCCCCGCACACAAGCGTAA
- the tspan17 gene encoding tetraspanin-17 isoform X3 — protein MGGEDLGGFDPVWLFIVVGGIMFVLGFAGCIGALRENTLLLKFFSVFLGLIFFLELTAGILAFVFKDWIKDQLNFFINNNIKAYRDDIDLQNLIDFAQGYWSCCGAHGPDDWNLNMYFNCTDQNHSRERCGVPLSCCVKDPVGVINTQCGYDRREEKLDQQKYIFTKGCVGQFEKWLQDNLIIVAGTFVGIALLQIFGICLAQNLVSDIKAVKANW, from the exons ATGGGCGGAGAAG ATCTTGGCGGTTTCGACCCTGTTTGGCTCTTCATTGTTGTCGGCGGGATCATGTTCGTCCTGGGCTTTGCTGGCTGCATTGGAGCACTACGAGAGAACACACTCCTGCTTAAATTT TTCTCCGTGTTCCTTGGTTTGATCTTCTTCTTGGAGCTCACCGCAGGAATCCTCGCCTTCGTCTTTAAGGATTGGATCAAAGACCAGCTCAACTTCTTCATTAATAACAATATCAAGGCTTACCGGGATGACATTGACTTGCAGAACCTCATTGACTTCGCTCAGGGATAT TGGTCATGCTGTGGCGCTCACGGGCCCGATGACTGGAACTTGAACATGTACTTCAACTGCACTGACCAGAACCACAGTAGGGAACGCTGTGGTGTCCCCTTGTCTTGCTGTGTCAAAGACCCTGTG GGCGTCATCAACACACAGTGTGGATATGATCGACGTGAAGAG AAGCTGGAtcaacaaaaatacatctttacCAAAGGCTGTGTGGGGCAGTTTGAAAAGTGGCTGCAGGACAACCTTATTATTGTTGCTGGCACCTTTGTCGGGATTGCACTTTTACAG ATTTTTGGAATCTGCCTTGCTCAAAACCTGGTCAGTGACATCAAAGCTGTCAAAGCCAACTGGTGA